The following coding sequences are from one Granulicella sp. L56 window:
- the pdxH gene encoding pyridoxamine 5'-phosphate oxidase, giving the protein MNMTDAEAAVEPIALFRAWMREAEAGEPNDPNAVALATATREGAPSVRMVLLKGLDERGFAFYTNAESRKGLELSENPRAAMCFHWKSLRRQVRVEGLVSELPDAEADAYFHSRSRGSQLGAVASRQSRPLASRQALEERVLSVEERCPDDVPRPDFWRGYVLWPERIEFWINGAERLHDRFLFSRVDSTWMKEQLYP; this is encoded by the coding sequence ATGAACATGACTGACGCAGAAGCTGCGGTGGAACCAATTGCACTGTTTCGCGCATGGATGCGTGAGGCAGAGGCTGGAGAACCCAACGATCCGAATGCTGTGGCGTTGGCTACTGCGACAAGGGAGGGTGCGCCGAGTGTTCGCATGGTGTTGCTGAAAGGATTGGATGAGCGTGGATTCGCCTTCTACACCAACGCAGAAAGCCGGAAGGGTTTGGAGCTGTCCGAGAATCCGCGAGCAGCGATGTGCTTTCACTGGAAGTCGCTGCGCAGACAGGTGCGTGTAGAAGGCTTAGTTTCAGAGCTGCCCGATGCAGAGGCTGATGCTTACTTTCATAGCCGCTCGCGAGGTAGCCAGCTTGGAGCAGTCGCCTCGCGGCAGAGCAGACCGTTAGCCAGCCGACAAGCATTGGAAGAGCGTGTCCTCTCTGTAGAGGAACGCTGTCCTGATGATGTTCCCCGCCCTGATTTTTGGCGCGGGTATGTTCTGTGGCCGGAGCGGATCGAGTTTTGGATAAATGGCGCCGAACGGCTGCATGACCGCTTCTTATTTTCGCGTGTCGATAGCACCTGGATGAAGGAACAGCTATATCCCTAA
- a CDS encoding SMP-30/gluconolactonase/LRE family protein, whose protein sequence is MFRQIEINNDIVPGYLFYSSDESQEKTYVSNVGSDGTLMNTKLFAEQGGEGVAQDAEGNVFIATGQICVYSPSGRLIDTIDVPERPINLVFGGKDGRTLFILTRKSLYSVRTKVKGLR, encoded by the coding sequence CTGTTTCGGCAAATTGAAATCAATAACGATATAGTTCCTGGTTATCTCTTCTATAGCAGCGATGAATCGCAAGAGAAAACTTACGTGTCCAATGTGGGGTCTGATGGGACATTGATGAACACAAAGCTCTTTGCGGAGCAGGGTGGCGAAGGTGTTGCTCAGGATGCTGAAGGAAATGTATTTATTGCGACTGGTCAGATATGCGTATACAGCCCTTCGGGCAGACTGATCGATACGATTGACGTCCCGGAGAGGCCTATCAACCTTGTTTTTGGAGGAAAGGATGGGCGAACGTTGTTTATTCTCACGCGCAAATCACTCTATTCGGTGCGGACCAAGGTGAAGGGGTTGCGTTAG
- a CDS encoding glycoside hydrolase family 5 protein, whose protein sequence is MLTRRMLCVAVFLFCLLPLSVSAQFAHTQQKQIVDAHGKPFLIRGTNLGNWFMPEGYMWNFDGGPQSAREIEGLVTELLGPDKATDFWRQYRQDYITRQDIHLLHEAGFNTIRIPIHYKFFETDNSEGFALLDRVIQWSHEEGLYVIIDMHAAPGGQTGANIDDSYGYPWLYDSPREQAHLVAVWQRIAGRYKDNPTVLGYDLLNEPIPHYPSLAPLNAKLEPVYKKLTTAIRQVDTHHILFLGGAQWDSNFSVFHQPFDNNTAYTFHKYWSETDVSVIQQYLDFRDRYNVPIWMGESGENTDEWITQFVDLLNKNDIGWTFWPYKKMSKSSAVVTITPPEEWDKIVAFAKLPRGTGQVEERLKARPDQDATNRAFAGLLENIKLQNCHVNPGYLKALGMKPVSAN, encoded by the coding sequence ATGCTGACTCGTCGAATGTTGTGTGTCGCCGTTTTTCTCTTTTGTCTCTTACCGCTCAGCGTATCTGCGCAGTTCGCTCATACACAGCAAAAGCAGATTGTTGATGCGCATGGTAAGCCGTTTCTTATCCGCGGAACAAACCTTGGCAACTGGTTTATGCCAGAGGGCTACATGTGGAACTTCGATGGTGGCCCGCAATCGGCTCGCGAGATCGAAGGTCTTGTGACGGAACTGCTCGGGCCGGACAAGGCTACAGACTTCTGGCGTCAGTATCGGCAAGACTACATCACACGGCAGGACATCCATCTTCTGCACGAGGCTGGCTTCAACACTATTCGCATCCCGATCCACTACAAGTTCTTCGAGACGGATAACTCAGAAGGCTTCGCTCTGCTCGACCGCGTCATCCAATGGAGTCACGAGGAAGGGTTATACGTCATCATAGATATGCACGCTGCTCCGGGCGGCCAGACTGGGGCGAATATCGATGACAGCTATGGCTATCCTTGGTTATACGATAGTCCGCGTGAGCAGGCTCATCTGGTCGCCGTATGGCAACGAATTGCCGGTCGCTATAAAGACAATCCAACCGTGCTTGGCTACGACCTGCTGAACGAGCCAATCCCACACTATCCAAGCCTTGCACCGTTAAATGCCAAGCTTGAACCGGTTTACAAGAAGCTGACGACAGCTATCCGTCAGGTCGATACCCACCACATCCTCTTTCTTGGTGGCGCACAGTGGGACAGCAACTTTTCGGTCTTCCATCAGCCATTCGACAACAATACTGCCTACACGTTTCACAAGTATTGGTCCGAGACTGATGTTTCAGTCATTCAGCAGTATCTCGATTTTCGTGATCGTTATAACGTTCCTATCTGGATGGGTGAGTCCGGAGAAAATACCGACGAGTGGATTACGCAGTTCGTCGATCTGCTCAACAAAAACGACATAGGCTGGACCTTCTGGCCCTATAAGAAAATGTCGAAGAGCTCAGCCGTCGTCACGATTACACCGCCTGAAGAATGGGACAAAATCGTTGCCTTTGCCAAACTGCCGCGAGGAACAGGGCAGGTCGAAGAGCGCCTCAAGGCAAGACCGGATCAGGACGCAACCAACCGTGCCTTTGCAGGATTGCTCGAGAACATCAAGTTGCAGAACTGTCATGTTAATCCAGGCTATTTGAAAGCACTTGGCATGAAGCCTGTTTCGGCAAATTGA
- the bglX gene encoding beta-glucosidase BglX produces MTCRFASRVFIHRFAVGGLSLALLGGVCPHSLLAQVRPASQNHRIQSAGDTQSARFVNDLLRKMTLEEKIGQMSQIALNQPQDVSPDQRILDGQVSSFLFLTDANEINRLQHIAVDRTRLHIPLIFGFDVVHGFRTIYPVPLALAASWDPDLVEHVQSMAAKEASAVGVNWTFAPMVDIARDPRWGRIMEGAGEDPYLGSKMAAAQVRGFQGDRLGSPNHILACVKHFAGYGAAVGGRDYDSSDISDEQLWNVYFPPFEAAVRAGSGSLMPAYMDLNGVPAAGNKFLLQDVLRDKWKFDGFVVSDWDAVTNLTTHGFASGPEDAAARAVNAGVDMEMTSHVYRDNLAAAVKDGLVKESTINESVRRILTTKYRLGLFSHPYADPSKASAQLVSPEQRHAARVAAERTAVLLRNEGHLLPLSKSLKSIAVIGPLADSKPDIMGSWSLAGHPADAVTVLEGIRQRLGADATVSSTKGVEIARGQPSIFDSQFPSPPPTLKTDAERDTEFAHAIDLVKKSQVTVLVLGEAQNMSGERASRSTLTLPGRQQQFLEAAVATGKPIILVLLNGRPLNITWASQHVPAILDAWYPGTEGGNAIADLLFGDANPGGKLPVSWPRSVGQVPIFYARNLTQIPHDPDTRYWDGSSAPLYPFGYGLSYTSFKLDGLKLASSSVKSGSSLAVSVDVQNTGSVAGDEVVQLYTHQRSGSASRPVRELKGFRRITLKPGETQTVTLQLDTRDLGFWSSQTHHWAIEPGIFDLWIGTSSAATDHATFTVLSQ; encoded by the coding sequence ATGACATGTCGTTTTGCTTCACGAGTCTTTATCCATCGATTTGCCGTGGGCGGCTTGTCGCTCGCACTGCTAGGTGGTGTGTGCCCACACAGCCTGTTGGCACAAGTGCGGCCAGCGTCCCAAAATCACCGTATTCAGAGCGCTGGCGATACGCAATCGGCTCGTTTTGTGAACGATCTTCTGCGAAAGATGACGCTGGAGGAGAAAATTGGACAGATGAGCCAGATTGCGCTCAATCAGCCGCAAGATGTCTCGCCAGATCAGCGCATTCTTGACGGGCAAGTGAGCTCATTCCTCTTTCTCACTGATGCCAACGAGATCAATCGCCTTCAACATATCGCCGTCGACCGCACCCGTCTCCACATTCCGCTTATCTTCGGATTCGACGTTGTCCATGGATTTCGCACTATCTATCCCGTTCCGCTCGCCCTCGCAGCTTCTTGGGATCCGGACTTGGTCGAGCATGTTCAGAGCATGGCCGCGAAGGAAGCCAGCGCGGTTGGTGTCAATTGGACGTTCGCCCCAATGGTCGATATTGCGCGCGATCCACGCTGGGGTCGCATTATGGAAGGTGCTGGCGAAGATCCATACCTTGGCTCCAAGATGGCAGCAGCCCAGGTTCGTGGCTTTCAGGGAGATCGGCTAGGTTCCCCAAACCACATTCTTGCCTGCGTAAAGCACTTTGCAGGATATGGAGCTGCGGTGGGTGGACGGGACTACGACTCGTCCGATATCTCGGATGAGCAGCTATGGAACGTCTACTTTCCTCCGTTTGAGGCTGCGGTTCGCGCGGGCTCTGGTTCTTTGATGCCAGCCTATATGGACCTCAACGGAGTGCCAGCCGCTGGCAACAAGTTTTTATTGCAGGATGTTCTTCGCGACAAATGGAAGTTCGATGGCTTTGTGGTTAGCGATTGGGATGCCGTCACTAACTTGACCACGCATGGCTTTGCCTCCGGCCCCGAGGATGCAGCCGCGCGCGCCGTGAACGCCGGCGTCGACATGGAGATGACGAGTCATGTCTATCGTGACAATCTTGCTGCCGCAGTCAAAGACGGACTTGTGAAGGAATCAACCATCAATGAATCAGTGCGGCGCATTCTTACCACCAAATATCGCCTTGGCCTCTTCAGTCATCCCTACGCTGACCCATCGAAGGCATCCGCGCAACTGGTCTCGCCGGAACAGCGCCATGCAGCCAGAGTCGCTGCTGAGCGAACTGCCGTTTTGCTGCGCAACGAAGGCCACTTGCTCCCTCTCAGTAAATCACTGAAGTCGATCGCAGTCATCGGGCCACTAGCCGATTCGAAGCCTGACATCATGGGCTCATGGAGTCTGGCCGGACATCCTGCCGATGCAGTCACTGTGCTCGAAGGCATCCGCCAGCGCCTTGGCGCAGATGCTACCGTGTCCTCAACAAAGGGAGTTGAGATCGCGCGCGGGCAACCCTCTATCTTTGACAGCCAATTTCCCAGTCCGCCGCCGACGCTGAAGACAGATGCGGAACGGGATACGGAGTTTGCTCACGCGATCGATCTCGTTAAGAAATCTCAGGTCACCGTTCTCGTCCTCGGGGAGGCACAGAACATGAGCGGTGAACGCGCCTCTCGTTCCACACTTACACTTCCCGGAAGGCAGCAGCAGTTTCTTGAAGCTGCGGTGGCAACTGGCAAGCCAATAATTCTGGTGCTTCTCAACGGGCGGCCACTTAACATTACGTGGGCCTCGCAGCATGTACCGGCCATTCTCGATGCATGGTATCCAGGCACGGAAGGCGGAAATGCAATCGCTGACTTACTCTTCGGCGACGCAAATCCCGGAGGTAAGTTGCCAGTAAGCTGGCCGCGCAGTGTAGGTCAGGTTCCTATTTTTTATGCACGCAATCTAACTCAGATTCCCCATGATCCCGACACACGCTATTGGGATGGCTCCAGCGCACCGCTCTATCCGTTTGGTTACGGGCTTAGCTATACCAGCTTTAAACTGGATGGCCTCAAACTGGCCTCTTCCTCTGTAAAGTCAGGTTCATCGCTGGCGGTCTCGGTCGATGTACAGAACACCGGATCGGTTGCGGGTGATGAGGTCGTGCAGCTTTATACTCATCAACGGTCCGGGAGCGCCTCTCGTCCAGTGCGTGAGCTGAAGGGTTTTCGTCGTATAACACTCAAGCCGGGAGAGACGCAGACGGTCACGCTGCAACTCGACACTCGTGATCTTGGCTTCTGGAGCTCGCAGACGCACCACTGGGCAATCGAGCCCGGTATCTTCGATCTCTGGATAGGAACCAGCTCGGCCGCTACCGATCACGCGACCTTCACAGTTTTGTCGCAATAA
- a CDS encoding LacI family DNA-binding transcriptional regulator — MPKQPAHPPRTARPASLKILAEYLGLSPSTISFVLNDAPGRSIPEATRQRVKAAAAKFNYQPSMIARTLQGKRMQTIGVLLPELGEGYHSQVLSGVGGLLMREGFFYFTVHHRHKKELVSTYPELLRSRGVDGILAIDTHLPEDAVLPLPTVLVAGHTELSGVTNVILNHEMAAELALRHLHQLGHRKIAFMQGQPFSSDSDTRWAATMHVARELGLAVSDDLTIHLEKDSHSPEISYPGIRHLIQSRRPFTAVLCFNDVSAMGTIRALHEAGLRVPADVSVLGFDDIQSSQYQVPSLTTIRQPLQKMGSTAARMLLKKLADEVTPELIRVDPELIVRESTAQACKPPKKRASSTN; from the coding sequence ATGCCAAAACAGCCCGCACACCCTCCACGTACGGCACGCCCCGCCAGCCTCAAAATACTGGCCGAATATCTAGGCCTCAGCCCGTCTACAATATCGTTCGTCCTGAACGATGCCCCCGGCAGATCGATCCCAGAGGCCACCCGGCAACGCGTCAAAGCTGCGGCAGCCAAGTTCAACTACCAACCGAGCATGATTGCGCGTACCCTGCAGGGAAAGCGCATGCAGACCATCGGCGTGTTGCTGCCGGAGCTAGGCGAGGGATATCACTCCCAAGTCCTCAGCGGCGTTGGCGGCCTTCTGATGCGAGAGGGTTTTTTCTACTTCACCGTCCACCACCGGCACAAAAAAGAGTTGGTTTCTACCTATCCTGAACTGTTGCGGTCTCGCGGCGTCGATGGCATCCTAGCGATTGATACGCATCTGCCAGAAGACGCAGTGCTGCCATTACCCACGGTTCTTGTCGCGGGACATACGGAGCTGTCCGGGGTGACCAATGTAATTTTGAATCACGAGATGGCCGCGGAGCTCGCGCTCCGGCACCTCCACCAGCTTGGGCATCGCAAAATAGCATTCATGCAAGGACAGCCTTTCAGTTCTGACTCCGATACTCGTTGGGCTGCAACGATGCATGTAGCGCGAGAACTCGGGCTGGCAGTAAGCGACGACCTAACGATTCATCTCGAAAAAGATTCCCACTCGCCTGAGATCAGCTATCCCGGGATTCGCCACCTTATCCAGAGCCGACGGCCCTTTACGGCGGTTCTTTGCTTCAATGACGTATCCGCCATGGGAACCATACGCGCATTGCATGAAGCTGGACTTCGTGTACCGGCAGATGTGTCTGTACTCGGGTTTGACGATATCCAATCTTCTCAATATCAGGTTCCCAGCCTTACAACCATTCGTCAGCCGCTACAGAAGATGGGTAGTACAGCCGCCCGAATGCTGTTGAAGAAGCTCGCAGACGAGGTCACACCAGAGTTGATTCGAGTTGACCCAGAGCTGATTGTCCGCGAATCGACAGCGCAGGCGTGTAAGCCGCCAAAGAAGCGTGCCAGCTCTACAAACTAA
- a CDS encoding CRTAC1 family protein, giving the protein MPQLVDITASTGIHFEHLSSPEQKYIVESMSGGVALLDYDGDGWLDIYFTNAPSVSMTLGGKKARSALFHNNHDGTFTDVTEKAGVGYPCWAMGAVVGDYNNDGRPDLIVSCFGGVVLYRNNGDGTFTDVTKAAGLDKDTGWATGVTFGDYDGDGNSDLFVPHYVDLDMNDLPKFGSSKTCQYHGIAVQCGPRGLKGAPDTLYRNNGDGTFTEVARQAGVDDANHFFGLGAVWSDFDNDGKLDLFVGNDGEPNYLYHNEGNGHFKEMAYDAGVAVSEDGTEQANMGLALGDYLNVGRMSLVVTHFSDEYAAMFRNDGGMTFSDVSRASGISRSSSPYVGWGDAFLDLDNSGWKDLILVNGHVYPQVDSVKMGTRYKEPKLVFKNQHDGTFKDVSEESGEAVRELQVSRGLAVGDLFNTGKLDVVVENLTGGPMLLQAKSDPANHWVSFDLEGSPKNLMALNARVWVTVSKQRQMDEVRSGGSYLSQSDLRLHFGLGHEDRIDKVEVLWPNGERQFFENIAGDRFYHLKQGGVLTPIPPARHAAITQ; this is encoded by the coding sequence GTGCCACAACTAGTGGATATTACGGCTTCAACCGGTATTCATTTCGAACACCTCTCCAGTCCGGAACAAAAATACATTGTTGAATCGATGAGTGGTGGTGTTGCGCTGCTTGATTACGATGGCGACGGATGGCTCGATATCTATTTCACCAACGCGCCCAGCGTCTCCATGACGCTGGGCGGGAAGAAGGCGAGAAGCGCGCTCTTCCATAACAACCACGACGGAACGTTTACGGATGTTACGGAGAAGGCTGGCGTGGGTTATCCATGCTGGGCAATGGGCGCGGTGGTGGGCGACTATAACAACGATGGCAGGCCGGATCTGATTGTCAGTTGTTTCGGCGGCGTGGTGCTCTATCGCAACAACGGTGATGGCACGTTTACCGATGTCACTAAGGCAGCGGGACTCGACAAAGATACAGGATGGGCCACCGGCGTCACCTTTGGCGATTATGACGGTGACGGAAACTCCGATCTATTTGTGCCGCACTATGTCGATCTGGACATGAATGATCTGCCAAAGTTCGGATCCAGCAAGACTTGCCAATATCATGGCATAGCTGTTCAATGCGGACCGCGTGGGCTCAAAGGGGCTCCCGACACCTTATATCGCAACAATGGAGACGGTACTTTTACCGAGGTTGCAAGGCAGGCGGGCGTCGATGACGCAAATCATTTCTTTGGACTGGGAGCGGTGTGGTCGGATTTTGACAATGACGGGAAACTCGATCTCTTCGTTGGGAATGATGGTGAACCAAACTACCTCTACCATAACGAAGGCAATGGACACTTCAAGGAGATGGCCTACGACGCAGGCGTTGCCGTAAGCGAAGACGGAACGGAGCAGGCAAATATGGGTCTCGCGCTTGGAGACTATCTGAATGTAGGTAGGATGAGCCTTGTGGTAACTCACTTCAGCGATGAGTACGCCGCGATGTTTCGCAACGATGGCGGAATGACCTTCTCCGACGTCTCGCGCGCCTCTGGGATCTCGCGTTCGAGCTCGCCCTACGTCGGCTGGGGAGATGCCTTTCTGGACCTCGATAACTCCGGCTGGAAAGACTTGATTCTGGTAAATGGTCACGTCTATCCACAGGTGGACAGCGTGAAGATGGGAACGAGATATAAAGAACCCAAACTCGTCTTCAAGAACCAGCACGACGGTACATTCAAAGATGTAAGTGAAGAGTCGGGGGAAGCTGTGCGTGAACTTCAGGTCAGCCGGGGACTTGCGGTTGGCGACCTCTTCAATACCGGCAAGCTCGATGTAGTAGTGGAAAATCTGACTGGTGGCCCTATGCTTCTCCAAGCCAAAAGCGATCCGGCGAATCACTGGGTAAGCTTTGACCTTGAAGGCAGTCCAAAGAACCTGATGGCACTAAACGCCCGGGTCTGGGTGACGGTTAGCAAGCAGCGGCAAATGGATGAGGTTCGAAGCGGGGGGAGTTATCTATCGCAAAGCGATCTTCGACTGCACTTCGGACTAGGGCACGAGGACCGAATCGATAAGGTCGAAGTATTATGGCCGAACGGGGAACGACAGTTCTTTGAGAATATTGCAGGCGATCGCTTCTATCATCTGAAGCAGGGAGGTGTTCTTACCCCCATACCGCCAGCGCGGCATGCCGCAATTACGCAATAA
- a CDS encoding tetratricopeptide repeat protein — protein MKVFSFLLLLSLGGVGSGIAQSANVSSAKLIQAHEQRAHELLSQKNPTLAAKEFAAVVALDPNNIDAQANLGVLLFFEKDYAQAEPHLRSAVEQQPGLIKIRALLGMCERNLGKSDLARADLQAVVDQLKEPSVRIEAGLELIELYTAAQELPRAAAVVEALREDAPTDPRILYAAYRIYSDLAGEALLDLSVAAPNSGQMHQAMAHELNRIGNTSGTIADLRKAIAIDPNLPGIHFELAEALRTSSDLKLRAEAEQEYKLAIEANSRDEKAISRLGDIAVEKDDFDGAIAYYQHALALVPGDVDATLGLAHVYIEKDESSSALPLLESLIAADPTNVLAHYRLSTAFRKLKRPADAKREMDAYQKYKGIKEKLGAVYKDMRLESPQNEPDK, from the coding sequence ATGAAGGTGTTTTCTTTTCTTCTTCTATTGAGCCTGGGTGGAGTTGGCTCAGGGATAGCGCAGTCTGCGAATGTTTCATCAGCAAAGTTGATTCAAGCGCATGAGCAGAGAGCACATGAGCTTTTGAGTCAAAAAAATCCAACCCTCGCAGCGAAAGAGTTTGCTGCGGTTGTTGCGCTGGATCCGAATAATATTGATGCGCAGGCAAATTTAGGCGTGCTTCTCTTCTTTGAAAAGGATTATGCCCAGGCGGAGCCGCACCTGCGCAGTGCGGTGGAACAGCAGCCGGGACTAATCAAGATCCGAGCGCTTCTCGGGATGTGCGAAAGAAATCTTGGCAAGAGTGACCTGGCGCGTGCTGATCTGCAGGCAGTGGTCGATCAACTCAAAGAGCCAAGCGTACGGATTGAGGCTGGATTGGAGCTGATCGAGCTCTATACTGCTGCGCAGGAGCTTCCCAGGGCGGCAGCAGTTGTCGAGGCCTTGCGAGAGGATGCACCCACTGATCCGCGAATACTCTATGCGGCTTATCGCATCTATTCCGATCTGGCCGGTGAAGCCCTTCTGGATTTATCGGTGGCGGCGCCGAATTCCGGACAGATGCATCAGGCGATGGCGCACGAACTTAATCGCATCGGAAATACTTCAGGGACGATCGCCGATCTTCGCAAGGCGATTGCAATTGATCCGAACCTGCCGGGAATTCACTTTGAATTGGCAGAGGCGCTGCGTACGTCTTCTGATCTGAAGCTTCGTGCGGAAGCAGAACAGGAGTACAAGCTGGCCATCGAGGCAAATAGTCGGGATGAGAAGGCAATATCGAGGCTTGGAGACATCGCCGTGGAAAAAGATGATTTCGACGGAGCGATAGCATATTACCAACATGCACTTGCGCTCGTGCCGGGAGATGTGGATGCAACGCTGGGGTTGGCCCATGTCTATATCGAGAAGGATGAGTCTTCCTCCGCTCTGCCGCTGCTGGAATCTCTGATTGCTGCTGACCCCACCAATGTACTGGCCCACTATCGATTGAGTACGGCCTTTCGCAAGTTGAAACGGCCAGCCGATGCGAAACGTGAAATGGATGCCTATCAAAAGTACAAAGGCATCAAGGAAAAGCTGGGAGCGGTCTATAAAGATATGCGGCTCGAAAGTCCGCAGAATGAGCCGGATAAGTAA